The following nucleotide sequence is from Desulfovibrio sp. X2.
CGACCACTAGACCCTGAACCTAGCGTGTCTACCAATTCCACCACTTCGGCTTGGGGAAGCGCTTTCTAGCCGATTATTTCGCCGGCGGTCAAGAGGTTTTTCGCAAAATAATTTCATACCGGAGCAAGTTCCCTTGCGCTCGCCTTTTCTTTGCGGTAGCCAAGCCCTGCCGCTGCCGCGGCCGGGACAGCAAAAAACCATGATCGTCGCCACGGATATCGCCGAGCTCGAGGGCACTCTTTCCGCCTCCTGCGTGACCATCGGAAACTTCGACGGGGTCCACAAGGGGCACCAGGAGCTCATCCAGCGCGTGGTGCAGCACGGCCAGAAGCACGCCATGCTCTCCGTGGTCGTGACCTTCGAGCCGCACCCCCTGCGCGTGCTCACCGGCAAGAAGACCCCGCCCTTCATCACCCTGCTCGAACAGAAGCTCGATCTCATCTCCGAGCTCGGCGTGGAATGCTGCCTGGTGCTGCCCTTCTCCCGGGCCCTGGCCGAGCTGCCGCCCGAGGAGTTCGTGCGCCGCTACCTGGTGCAGGGGCTGTGCATGCGCCACCTCTACATCGGCTACGACTACGCCTTCGGCAAGGGGCGCGCGGGCAACTACGACCTGCTGCGGCGCATGGGCGAGGACTGCGGCTTCGGCGTGGAACGGCTCGACCCCGTGATCATCGGCAGCGCCGTGGTCAGCTCCACGCGCATCCGCGACCTGGTCCAGGCCGGGGACGTCTGGGACGTGCCGCCGCTGCTCGGCCGCTTCTTCCAGTTCGCAGGCGAGGTGATCCACGGCGCGGGCCGCGGCTCCCGCCTGCTCGGCTTCCCCACGGCCAACCTGCGGCCCATAGACGAGCTGCTGCCCAAGCGCGGCATCTACGCGGTCTGGGCCGAGATCCTGGGCAGCGACGAGGCGCCTTTCGCCGCCGTGGCCAACGTGGGGCACAACCCCACCTTCGGCGAGCATCCCCTGAGCGTGGAGGTCCACATCATGGACCTCGACCGCGACCTCTACGGCTCCGCCCTGCGCATCCACTTCGTGCAGCGGCTGCGCGACGAGATGAAATTCGACGGTCCCGGCCCCCTGGTCGCCCGTATAAAGGAGGATATCCGCCTGGCACGGCAGATCCTGGCCGCACCAGGCGCGGAGCTCTAGGCTCCAGCACACCATGGCAGCACTCTACTCCGTCACAAGCTTGCGCAAGTTCATGCGCCTGTACCGCAGCCTTCCCGCCGTGCGCTGGCTCGCGCTCGGCGTCGTCGTGGGCTTCTTCGCAGGCCTGGCCGCGGCCGCCTTTTACCTCGGCGTCGAATACCTGAGCCACCTCTTCCTGACCACCTGGGCCGGATTCCACCTGCCCGCTCCGGCCGGGGAAGGCCTCT
It contains:
- a CDS encoding bifunctional riboflavin kinase/FAD synthetase — protein: MIVATDIAELEGTLSASCVTIGNFDGVHKGHQELIQRVVQHGQKHAMLSVVVTFEPHPLRVLTGKKTPPFITLLEQKLDLISELGVECCLVLPFSRALAELPPEEFVRRYLVQGLCMRHLYIGYDYAFGKGRAGNYDLLRRMGEDCGFGVERLDPVIIGSAVVSSTRIRDLVQAGDVWDVPPLLGRFFQFAGEVIHGAGRGSRLLGFPTANLRPIDELLPKRGIYAVWAEILGSDEAPFAAVANVGHNPTFGEHPLSVEVHIMDLDRDLYGSALRIHFVQRLRDEMKFDGPGPLVARIKEDIRLARQILAAPGAEL